A window of Brettanomyces nanus chromosome 2, complete sequence contains these coding sequences:
- a CDS encoding uncharacterized protein (BUSCO:EOG09343SKY), whose amino-acid sequence MYGDQANKLISEAKRALNLDKIPLYERDLIRSIVRETRDLQREADILTQEAQQNSASQTGDNIIPSNTDKVKQCQLFVTHLCMRRNKRCVLAYQRQRAKQIDGLVWSNVEIDKDTTENFSQHEQDYLARYNELVSEFKGAMTDVNLGGSLEPPSDVFIDVRVLKDAGEIQTEYGVFNLTKDSQFFVRQADVERLIQQGYLKKL is encoded by the coding sequence ATGTACGGAGATCAGGCTAATAAGCTTATTTCAGAAGCGAAAAGAGCTCTCAATCTTGATAAGATCCCCCTATATGAGCGGGATCTTATCAGATCAATAGTGCGAGAAACTAGAGACTTGcaaagagaagcagataTCTTAACACAGGAAGCCCAACAGAATTCAGCGAGTCAAACAGGAGACAATATAATACCGAGCAATACAGATAAAGTGAAGCAATGTCAGCTGTTTGTCACACATCTTTGCATGAGACGTAATAAGCGATGTGTATTGGCATATCAGCGTCAGAGAGCTAAGCAGATTGACGGTCTAGTATGGTCTAATGTGGAAATAGATAAGGATACTACTGAAAACTTCTCACAGCACGAGCAGGATTACCTAGCGCGATATAATGAGCTTGTGAGTGAGTTTAAGGGAGCCATGACTGATGTAAACCTCGGTGGATCTTTGGAGCCTCCTAGTGATGTATTCATTGATGTCAGAGTACTCAAGGATGCAGGAGAAATCCAAACCGAATACGGTGTATTCAATTTGACCAAGGACTCTCAGTTTTTTGTGAGGCAGGCTGATGTGGAAAGGCTCATTCAGCAGGgctatttgaagaaactaTAG